A region from the Ammospiza caudacuta isolate bAmmCau1 chromosome 4, bAmmCau1.pri, whole genome shotgun sequence genome encodes:
- the LOC131556479 gene encoding LOW QUALITY PROTEIN: uncharacterized protein LOC131556479 (The sequence of the model RefSeq protein was modified relative to this genomic sequence to represent the inferred CDS: deleted 1 base in 1 codon), which translates to MESGAGKHWTEEEVKALLSVWSEKNIRKQLHGTLRNKGIFIYIAKRLQELGVCRDWKQCRAKYKNLKYEYRTVKYAHNSGDVTKTMKFFHDLDAILRYEPVTQLAAEENGRCSATETQLNTSPTTDSTQGEIPVSLEDDEDAPGDPLLFISHARPVQLGNPASAVEASKAAAFIPTVANEGGKHWTVNEVRALIRIWSDKNIQQQLEGTVRNKRIFEQVAARLQKFGIDRDWKQCRTKYKNLKHEYKSVKSAQDSGSTSKSMKFFNELDAILGHCTMEQTSKSDNDESERPPEWTEAKSEKDSVEMPGDTGEEDSVSNTSEDLQVADIKKVSDSEILEDEGDLANSTPAALEATQIKKETIDIDDDSISTTSEDRSCTPVAKQMVGTDNHIPLEEAQNHFKVITVNDTGAGKHWSDNEVRALINIWSDEKIQQMLEGATRNKEIFEEIARRLMKRGIDRDWKQCRTKYKNLKYEYRALQKENEHLGNPRRKMRFYDEVDSILRRQPLGTSGWGCESSSLLSVSVGDATANTGSLSTKRKTWNDEVSPVPLKKNASENTILHFQKLLTERVHTVTEGKKLLFERLCKQEEMQDLNRTQVYTDPSAIQQCASPFRRNTNLREALSTAETTNSTLNSA; encoded by the exons ATGGAGAGTGGAGCAGGGAAGCATTGGACTGAGGAGGAGGTTAAAGCCTTGTTAAGCGTCTggtcagaaaaaaatatcagaaagcAACTGCACGGCACTCTGAGGAATAAAGGAATATTTATCTACATTGCTAAAAGGTTGCAGGAGTTGGGAGTGTGCAGGGACTGGAAACAGTGCCGTGCAAAGTACAAAAACCTCAAGTACGAATACAGAACGGTTAAATATGCCCACAACTCTGGGGATGTCACTAAAACCATGAAGTTTTTCCATGATCTGGATGCCATATTGCGATATGAGCCTGTCACACAAttagcagcagaagaaaacGGCAGGTGTTCTGCGACTGAGACGCAGCTGAACACAAGCCCCACAACAGACAGCACGCAag GTGAAATACCAGTTTCTTTAGAAGATGATGAGGATGCTCCAGGAGACCCACTACTTTTTATATCTCATGCCAGACCAGTTCAACTAG GTAATCCAGCGTCAGCAGTAGAGGCTTCCAAAGCAGCGGCTTTCATTCCTACAGTGGCAAATGAAGGAGGAAAACACTGGACTGTCAATGAAGTCAGAGCTTTGATACGCATATGGTCAGACAAAAATATCCAGCAACAACTGGAGGGGACagtgagaaataaaagaatatttgaGCAGGTTGCTGCTAGACTGCAAAAGTTTGGAATTGACAGGGACTGGAAGCAGTGCAggacaaaatacaaaaatctgAAACATGAATACAAGAGTGTAAAAAGTGCCCAAGACTCAGGGAGTACGAGTAAAAGTATGAAATTTTTTAATGAACTGGATGCTATTCTGGGGCACTGCACAATGGAACAAACAAGTAAATCAGATAATGATGAAAGTGAGAGGCCTCCAGAATGGACAGAAGCAAAATCAGAAAAGGATTCCGTAG AAATGCCTGGAGACACAGGTGAAGAGGACTCTGTTAGTAATACGTCAGAAGACCTACAGGTTGCAGATATAAAGAAAGTTTCTGATTCAG aaatcCTTGAAGATGAGGGGGACTTAGCCAACTccaccccagcagctctggaagctaCACAAATAAAGAAGGAGACAATTGATATAG ATGATGATTCTATAAGCACTACCTCAGAAGACAGATCTTGTACGCCAGTAGCAAAACAGATGGTTGGGACAG acAATCACATTCCCTTGGAAGAAGCACAAAATCACTTTAAAGTTATTACAGTTAATGATActggagcaggaaaacactGGAGTGATAATGAAGTTAGGGCTCTGATAAACATATGGTCAGATGAAAAGATACAACAAATGCTTGAAGGGGCCacaagaaataaagaaatatttgagGAAATTGCCAGAAGATTAATGAAACGTGGTATAGACAGAGACTGGAAACAATGTCGCACAAAGTACAAGAACCTAAAATATGAATACCGTgcactgcagaaagaaaatgagcaTCTTGGAAatcccaggagaaaaatgagattttatgATGAAGTTGACTCTATCTTAAGAAGGCAGCCTCTGGGAACCTCAGGCTGGGGATGTGAAAGCTCAAGTCTCCTATCAG TTTCAGTGGGAGATGCTACAGCAAACACAGGATCTTTGAGTACCAAGAGAAAAACATGGAATGATG AGGTGTCACCTGTTCCACTTAAgaaaaatgcttctgaaaaCACCATACTCCACTTCCAAAAACTATTAACAGAGAGAGTGCACACAGTAACAGAAGGCAAAAAGTTACTGTTTGAAAGGCTTTGTAAGCAGGAAGAAATGCAAGACCTCAACAGAACACAGGTGTATACTGATCCATCAGCCATACAACAG TGTGCCTCTCCTTTTAGAAGAAACACTAACTTGAGGGAAGCACTTAGCACTGCT GAGACTACAAACTCCACTTTAAATTCTGCATGA
- the LOC131556481 gene encoding multifunctional protein ADE2 produces the protein MAPAASDLKLGKKVNEGKTKEVYELPDIPGCVLMQSKDQITAGNAARKDRMEGKAAISNTTTSCVFQLLQEAGIKTAFVRKQSDTAFIAAHCEMIPIEWVCRRIATGSFLKRNPGVKEGYKFYPPKIEMFFKDDANNDPQWSEEQIIEAKFCFAGLTIGQTEVDIMSRSTQAIFEILEKAWQPQNCTLVDLKIEFGVNVLTKEIVLADVIDNDSWRLWPAGDRSQQKDKQSYRDLKEVTPEALQMVKRNFEWVSERVELLLKTKSQGRVVVLMGSSSDLSHCEKIKKACATFGIPCELRVTSAHKGPDETLRIKAEYEGDGIPTVFVAVAGRSNGLGPVMSGNTAYPVVNCPPLSADWGTQDVWSSLRLPSGLSCPTTLSPEGAAQFAAQIFGLNNHLVWAKLRSNMLNTWISLKQADKKLRECSL, from the exons ATGGCCCCCGCAGCATCAG ACTTGAAGCTTGGCAAAAAAGTTAATGAAGGTAAAACGAAAGAAGTGTACGAGCTGCCAGATATCCCGGGATGTGTTCTCATGCAGTCAAAAGACCAAATAACGGCGGGAAATGCAGCCAGGAAAGACCGAATGGAAGGGAAGGCTGCCATTTCCAACACAACGACAAGCTGTGTGTTTCAGCTGCTTCAGGAAGCTG GCATCAAAACAGCTTTTGTCAGGAAACAGAGTGACACAGCGTTCATAGCAGCTCACTGTGAAATGATCCCAATTGAATGGGTGTGCAGAAGAATTGCTACTGGCTCCTTCCTCAAGAGAAACCCTGGTGTCAAAGAAGGATATAAGTTTTACCCACCCAAAATTGAGATGTTTTTCAAG GATGATGCTAATAATGATCCACAGTGGTCTGAAGAGCAAATAATCGAAGCAAAATTCTGTTTTGCTGGACTTACAATTGGCCAGACTGAAGTGGACATTATGTCTCGTTCTACTCAAGCCATTTTTGAGATCCTGGAAAAAGCATGGCAGCCCCAAAACTGCACTCTTGTAGACCTGAAG ATCGAGTTTGGTGTTAATGTGCTGACAAAAGAAATTGTTCTTGCTGATGTTATTGACAATGATTCATGGAgactgtggccagcaggagacAGAAGCCAGCAAAAGGACAAACAG tccTATCGGGACCTGAAAGAAGTGACTCCTGAAGCACTGCAAATGGTTAAGAGAAACTTTGAATGGGTTTCAGAAAGAGTGGAG TTGCTTCTCAAAACAAAGAGCCAAGGTAGAGTTGTGGTGTTAATGGGATCTTCTTCTGACCTCAGTcactgtgaaaaaataaaaaaggcatgTGCAACCTTTGGAATTCCTTGTGAATTAAGAGTGACTTCTGCTCACAAAGGGCCAGATGAAACCCTGAGGATCAAAGCAGAATATGAAG GAGATGGAATCCCAACAGTGTTTGTTGCAGTGGCTGGCAGAAGCAATGGCTTGGGGCCAGTGATGTCTGGTAACACTGCTTACCCAGTTGTCAACTGCCCTCCACTCTCAGCTGACTGGGGTACTCAGGATGTGTGGTCCTCTCTCAGACTACCCAGTG GTCTTAGCTGTCCCACTACTCTGTcacctgaaggagctgcccagtTTGCTGCCCAGATATTTGGGTTGAACAACCATTTAGTGTGGGCCAAACTGCGATCAAACATGTTAAACACCTGGATCTCCCTGAAGCAGGCTGACAAAAAACTTAGAGAGTGCTCCTTGTAA